The genomic window TACCTGTCGTACGGCCTCGTCCTGATCGGTGTCGTCGCCCTGGCCGTCGTCGTCCTGGCCGGCGCGCACCGGCGTACCGCGGGCTGGGCGCTGGCCGGGGCGGCGCCGATCGTGGTCGCGTTCACCGCGGCCGGGTTCTCCTGGCTGACCGGCTACCACCTGATCGTCGAGCGCTACTACCAGGGTGTCGCCGCCGACCGTTCCTACGGCTACTGGGTCTGGGCCAACCTCGCGCTGTTGGCCGTCGCCGCCGGTCCCGCCGCGGCGGTGATCCTGCGCCGAGCGGTGACGGCCGCGCGCCCGCGTGCCCGCGACGCCGTCTGGGTTCTGCCGCTCGCCGCCACGACGGCGATCATCGCCGCTGACCTGTCGGGATACAGCAAAGCCGAGGTGGAACGGATCTGGCTGCCCTTCACGGTGTGGCTGATGTCCGGTGCGGCTCTGATCCCGCCCGCCGACCGGCGTATCTGGCTCGCGGTGCAGGCGGCGGTGGCCCTGGCGGTCAACCACCTGGTCCTGACGGTCTGGTAGCCGCTCCACCAGTTATCGCCGACCTGCATCAACATCGGCCAAAGCTGTTCCTGACGCCCGCCGCGTCAGCGGTGCAGGTAGGCGGCCAGGCCGCCGAGTTCCTCACTGGCGATGAAGACCGACCGCACGTTGATGATCGCTTCCTCGACGTGCGCGTGGCAGCCCCAGGCCGCGTCGCCCCACGAGTCGGCGACCTTGAGTTCGGCCGGTGCGCCGCATCCGGCGGCGCCGCCGAGCTGGCAGCGTTCCGGGTGCGGGGCGGCGGCCTGTGCGGCCGCGGCGGCGCGCATCTGCGCGGTGAGTTCGGCGGCGGCGGTGGCGCGCTGCTCGGCGTCGGCGCGCAGGCGCTGTTCGGAACGGACCGTCCGGGCCAGTTCGTCGTGGGCGGCTCTGGCCCGGGCCTCGGCGGTCTGTTTCGCCTGTTCGATGTGGTGGCGCTCGATGGCCAGCGCGGCGGTGCCGGCGAACAGGTGGGCGAGGGCTAGGTCGGTGTCCTGCGGGACGCGGGGTGTGCGGTGGTACATGGCGAAGGTGCCCAGCAGGGCACCATCCCGGGCCAGGATCGGGGTGGACCAGCAGGCGGCGAGTTCGGCCTGCTCGGCCAGGTCCCGGAAGTCGGTCCAGAACGGGTCGGTGGTGATGTCGGTGACGATGACCGGCTCACGGCGGTGGGCGGCGGTGCCGCAGGAGCCGACGCCTTCGCCGGTGGCGATGCCGTCGATGGCCTGGTTGTAGAAGTCGGGCAGGCTGGGCGCGGCACCGTGCCGCAGGTGCCGGCCGTCGGGGTCGGCGAGCAGGACGGAGACGAGCACCTCCCGCGGGGCCAGGGTCTCGATGCTGCGGGCCATCCCGTCGAGCACCTCGGCCAGCGGCGCCTGGCGGGCGATCTGTTCGAGCAGGGCCCGGTGTTCGGCCGTCAGTCGCTGGGCGTGTTTGACCTGGGTGGTCTCCACGCCGATCATCCGGATCCCGGTCACCGTGCCGCCGACGTCGCGGTGGGGCTCGTAGGTGAAGTCGAAGAACGTCTCCCGCACGTGCGGGCCGGTGCCCAGCAGCACCCGGGCGTCCCGGCCGGTGTACGGCTCCCCGGTGCGGTAGACCTGGTCCAGCAGGGCGAGGAAGCCCTGGTCGGCCAGTTCCGGTAGGAGTTCGGCGAGCGGTATCCCGGTGCGGGCCCGGTCGGCGCCGATGGCGGCGAAGAACGCCGGGTTCGCGCTCTCCACCACGTGCGAGGGCCCGGTGAGCGCGGCGAAGACGGCGATGGACTGCCCGAACAGGGTCCGCATGTCGTCGGTGCCCGATACCGCTGTCATGCTGTGGCCTGCCCGTCGTCGTGATGGTTGCTCAACGGCAAATGATGGTGGTCAGACTACGCAGGGGTCGGCGTACCGCATCTCGGCCTCCGCCTCCCCGGCGAGATGTGACGGCCATCACATCCACTGTGGTGCAACCTTTTTCGTGGTTGTCACCGTTCCACCTCCGTCAAAGGAGGCTGACGATCTTGAATGTCGAGGAAGAGGAAGGGTTTCGCCAGTTCGTCGCGGCTCAGCTGGGCCCGCTGCGCAAACTGGCCTACCTGACTTGCGGTAACTGGCACACGGCCGAAGACGCCGTGGCCACCGCCTTGGCCAAGCTGTACCCGCGCTGGCCCAAGCTCGACCGTCCCGACCTGTACGCCAAGACGATGGTGTACCGGGCCGCAGTCGACGAGGTGCGCCGGCCCTGGCGCCGGGAACGTTCGGCCGGCGACGAGATACCGGAGGTCGTCCTGCACGACCCGTCGACTGCCACCGACGACCGGATCCGGATCCAGGCGGCCTTGCGTGCCGTGCCCCGCAAGCAGCGGGTCGCGCTGATCCTTCGCTACTACCTCGGGATGAGCCTCGAGGAGAGCGCGGGGGTCCTCGGGGTCTCCGTCGGCACTGCCAAGAGCCAGACGTCGCGAGGGCTGTCGCGCCTTCGTGAGGTTCTGGCCACCGAGAGAATCGACCTGCAGGTCGCGGATGTTGAGGAGTTGTCCCGTGCGGTTGCATGAGGTGGTGGATCTGGCGACGTCGGGCGCGCCGCCGGACCGGAACACGATCGACGAGATCGTCGGCAAGGGCCGCAGGGTGCAGCGTCGCCGGCGGGCCGGTTTCGCCGGTGCGGGCGCGGCGCTGGCCGTGGTCGCGGTGACCGCCGCGGTCACCGTTCCGTCGATCTTCGGGGGGACGGGTCAGGGCACGGTCGTCGACGCCGCGGCCCCGTCGGCCGGCACTCCGAAGACGGCCACGGCCGCGTGGGAGTTCCCGGCCGACCCGTTCCAGTTCACGTTCGGTGCCTTCGACGCCGGCCGCTGGCACGTGGCGGCGCCGGTCGTGGCGTCGACGTCGTACCAGATCGCGTCGGTCTACCTGGACGGCCGCACCACGAACGACCGGGCGGCCACCGACGAGGAGATCGCCCGGGCCGGCGACAAGCGTGGCGGCCCACCGGAACCGACGATCTACGCCTATCTGGTGCTGTACCGGCCGGGCGCGTTCAACCCCGCCGGTCTGACCGGGGCCACCGAGCTGACGGTCGACGGCAAGCAGGCGTACCAGGTCGGGGACCCCGGCGACGGCGGTATGGCCCGACGGACGCTCGCCTGGGCGTACGCCCCGGACGCGTGGGCGGTCCTGACGACCCACTCGGACTCCGCGGAGGACCCGTCCGACGCGGAGCTGCAGAAGATCGTCGCGGGCCTCAAGCCGTCCCAGGCGGCCCCGGCCAAGCTGCCGTTCACCCTCGACTACGTACCGGCCGGCTACCAGCCCGTCGAACTCGGCTCGCACGCCATGTCCGGTCTCAACGGCATCGCGGCGGCCCGGAACGGCGACTACGGTGGCGCGATCTTCGCGAACCCGGCACCGCCCACCACGAAACTGATCGAGCCGTACGGCGGCGCTGACGGTGAGAGCCTTCCCGGCAGCTTCCAGATCTTCGTGGTGCCGCAGCAGAACTCGAACCAGACGACCGGCAACACGACGATCAAGTGCGGCAACGGCTTCTGCACCCACCGCAGCCCGGACGGTAAGACCAGCATCCAGGTGGCGAGCGACGGACGTCTCTCCGACGCCGAGATGACCAAGATCCTCAAGGGTCTGAAGCTGAAGAACGTGAAGGACGACTCCACCTGGGCGGACGCGGCCACCGCGCTCGTCAAGTGATCCTCGTCTGAGGGCAACGGCCGGGCCCGCACGGGCCCGGCCGTTGCCCTCAGGAACGCCGGGTGATCACGGCGATGCCCACCGCCGAGGCCAGGAACGTGAACGCCAGCAACGCCCACCCGGTGGCACCCATCGTCACAGCCGCCGTCACGACGGTCGGCGCGGCCATCGCGCCCAGCGCGTATCCGGTGCCGTACATGCCCTGGTAGGCACCGATCCGGTCGGGCGGCGCGAGATCGAAACTGAGACTCCATCCGGCCGCGCTCGACGTGATCTCGGCCAGCGTGTGCACGGCCGCGGCCGCGAACAGCACCACGACCGCCACGATCACGCTCACCTGCCCGGCCGCGGCCCACAGACCGCAGGCGGCGGCCATCAGCCACCCGGCGTGCATCATCACCCGGCCCGCGCCCTGGACATCGCCGGTACCGCGGCTGAGCCGGACCTGCAACGCGATCACCAGCACCGTGTTGACCAGCAGCAGCGGCGACACCAGCACGTCGGGCGCCGTGGTGTGCCGCACGACCCACAACGGCATGGCGACCTCGAACAGCCCGAACTGCATGCCGAACACACCGCTGAGCACGGTGACGGCAAGGAACCGCCCGTCGCGATACGGCGACCGCGACCGGACCGCGGGCCCGCCGTCCGAATTCGGTTCAGTGCCGGGCCGGGCGTCGATCCGGTCGGCGGGCAGCCCGACGAGCAGCACCGCCGAGACGAGATAGAGGGCACCGGCCGCCGCCATCGTCACCCGGTAGGCGCCCCCGGTGCCGATCGCCAGCGGGATCGCCGCCACCGAGGTGCCCACGGCGATGCCGATGTTCGTCACGGTGCGCATGGTCGCGCGGATCCGGACCCGCTCCGCCCCCGGGAACGCCCGGCCGACCGCCGCCGCGCGCACCGACGACCCACCCTGCTGAGCGAGGGTGACCAGCGAGGAGACGACGATCAACGTCACCAGATCATCGACCCGGAGGTACGCCACCAGAGCGCATGCCTGGACCAGGTGCAGCACGATCAGCATCTGCCGGGAACTCCACCGGTCGGCGAGGTGACCGAACCCGAGCGAGGCCACGACACCGACCCCACCGGCCACGGTGAGCCCGATTCCCGCCGTCACCGCCGGAATCCCGACGACGGTGGTGAGGTAGAGCATCGTCAGAGTGAAGAAGGCGCCACGTCCCACCGTGTCCACCAGGGTGACCGTGAGCAGGCGCCGCAACAGGGCGTCCCGGCGGACGAGGGAGCGTAACGGAACAGCAGTCGTTGTCACGGCTCTGTTCTGCCGTACCGCGGGTGCCAGGCCAATCGATGTAGCGTACTGCTTAATGATCAGGTACCAACTGGCGCCGGGCGACGTGTCGGAGATCCGGTTCGGGATCTCCCCGCTCAGCGAACTCGGCCTGGGACTGCGCGCGGTGCGCTTCCCGGAGGCTTCGCCCCGTATTGGCCACGGATGCGCGCCGTCATGCAGGCCGACATCCTGTACCGCGGGCACGTGGCCTCCTCCGCCGGCCTGTCCCCGCACGTGTCGTTCGACGGACAGAACCTGGACGTACGCCTGAGCAGCCCCGACGCCCGTCGACGACACCCTGCCTCCCACGATCATGTACGCGGCCCGTGGCCAGGGCGCCATGTGGTCGGCCGGCGCCCGCCCCGACGCCGGCGCCGTCCGCGAACTGCTCGGAGGCACCCGCGCCGCCCTGCTGATCGCCCTCGGCGAACCGGGTTCCTCCACCGAACTGGCCCTGCGCCTGGGCATCACCACGTCCGCGGTCAACCAGCACCTGCGCCTGCTCGAACGCGCCGGCCTGCTCAACCGCGCCCGCTACGGCCGCAGCGTCCTCTACTACCGCAGCGACCTCGGCGAGGCCTTAGCCGCCGCTGACCCCTAGCTGCTACGTACATGTATGCGTATAGTTAAGTCATGCCCAACAAAACCATCTATGTGTCCGACGACGATCTGCCACTGTTCCAGCGAGCGCAGGAGATCGCCGGAGGCAAGCTGTCCACGGCCATCGCCGCCGCGCTGCGCCGCTACGTCGAGATCGAGGAGGGCCGCCAGCAGGGCTACGAGGAGATCGTCGTCCGCGTCGGCCCCGGCCTCGGCCGCAAACAGCGCTTCTCCGGCATGCTGCTGGCCGAGATGGAACTCAGCGGCAACGAACGCGACGAGACCTACCGCGTCTACCGCACCCGCACCGAGAAGTTCGTCGTCCACCACGAGCGTTCCGAAGCCCACGTGAACACCGGCCCGAACGCCGAGAAGTACCGCACCGGCTGGCGCGCGTGGGTCGGCGACTGGAGCGCCGACCAGTCCTGGACCCGGATTCCGGCCGACTCCACCCTGCACATCACCGAAAACCTCGACGCGCTGCGCGAGTTCATTCCGGGCGGACTGTACGACCTGGTCCTCGACGCCGTCGACCAGCCCACCATCGAAGACCTGGACATCTGACCAAGGGTCGCGCTGCTCGGTTCGAACGGCGCCGGCAAGGCCACCCTGGCACGGATCCTCGCCACACTGCTGAAACCGGACCACGGTACGGCGACCGTCAACGGCTTCGCCGTGCTGACCGTGGGATGCGCCGCCGCCTCGACATCGGCATGGGCCTGATCGGCGATCCGCCGGTGATCGTCCTCGACGAGCCGACCGCCGGCCTCGCCCCGGAGTCCCGCCGCGAGGTCTGGCAGGTGATCAAAAACTCGCCGAAGGCGGCACGACCATCCTGCTCACCACCCAGCACCTCGAAGCGGTCTTCCTGGCGACGGTCGGAAAGGGGCAGCGATGAGCACGCATGTCATGCACGACACCTAGGTGATGCTCGGGCGTTCCCTCCGACATGTCACCCGCAGCATCGACACCATCATCACCGTCACCATCACGCCGATCGCGTTCCTGCTGCTGTTCCGCTTCGTGTTCGCCGGCGCTATCGAGGCCGGCGCCGGCGACTACACGAACTACCTGATGCCCGGCATCCTGGTGCGGTTCACGCCGGCGCTGACTTGGCTGGCGGTGATCCCGGGCCTGTCGTTGTCCTCTGCCGCCGAAAGATCGCCTGAAGCCGGCCGGTCATCAGAACCAGGAGGGCGGCCACCACCACATACGCTTCGGCGGCGTGGCGGCCAGCTTCGCCATGAAGGCGGCGTCCGCGGCGACCCGTGCAGCGGCTTCGGCGGCGAAATCGGCCTCGGTCATCAGATGAATGGGAATCGGTTCCGACACGTGCGGCAGCACGGGCTGGTTCGGGGAACTGTTCTCTCCGGGGAACCGGCCGTCACTGTCCGGGAACAGGACCTGCTGCAGACGCATGCCGTCTCTGCCGTACGCCTCGCGGGCGACCGCCGGACCACCAGTCGACGACCAGGTGGCCACGTCACGGATCAGCACCCGGCCCGAGGACAGGACTGCCTGCTCCCCGTCGGCGAGGACCCGCCCCTCGGCGACCAGCCGGCCCAACTCCTCCAGAGGCCTCCCGGAGGAGTCGTAGGCCAGCAACTCGGGCCGCCCGAAGCTGGTCAGGCCCACTGTGTAGGAGAACAGCGGACCCCGGTCGCCCGCGTTGGGGACCAGAATGACGATTCCCCATCCGCGGTCCTTCATCAACTGCTCGCGGTCCCGGCGGTCGGGATCGGGCTCGAATGGCAATGTGGCCTCACTGGGAAAGACGGATCGGGGCGCGACGCCATGGTAGAGGCAGCCGGAAGTTGTCCGGTCACCGATTCGGCTGATGAGCCGATCGGTGTCTGGCGTGTCGTCATCCGCCGGTGACCGTGTGCCGTTGAGTGATGGCGCGGTCGGGCTTGTGGACGAGGAACCGGCCGCGACCAGTTCCATTCCTCGTCCACGGAGACACCGATCCGTGACTGAACAGCCGTACACCCCGACCCCTCACAGCGGCCCATCCGCGGCGCCCGTACCAGTCCAGCCGACTTACGGCCCCTCGACAGTTCCCGGCATGACCACGATGGTGGCTGCTCCGGCGAAGATGAGCCTGCACAAGAAGTTCGCGCTGGCCTATGTCGGCGTTCTCGTTGGTCTGACCGTCATCGGCATCGCTGCCGGTGGAGATGGAGAGACTCCCGCCGGAGTACCCGTTGCGGCAGCCACCACCATGACCGTTGCGGAGCCGGTCACGGTTTTGACCGTCTCCGAGCAGAACGCTGTCGAAATGGCATCCGACTACCTGGAATACAGTGCGTTCTCCCGTTCCGGCCTGATCAATCAGCTCGAATACGATGGTTTCACCACCGACCAGGCCGACCACGGCACCACTCAAGTGGGGCTGTAGCGCCGGTCAGTGGGTTCGGCGGGTGGGGAGGCCGGCCAGCAGGGCGTCGAGGGCGTCGGTGTCGGCCCAGCCGTTCACCGACACGTCGCCGGAGGCGGTGACGATCACTTCGAGGCGGTCGGGGCCGGACACGTCCCGTAGACGGTCGGTGAGGTGCCGGAACTCCTGGTTGGACGAACCCAGCCACGGGCGCTCGTGATCGACGAGGTCCTGCCGGAACGGGCCCGCCACCAGCAGGTCCGTGTGGTCCAGGAGGGCGGCCACGGCACGGTTTCCTTCGACTGCTTGGGTACGGAGGTCCGCGTACTCGTACCCGGTGAAGGTCATCACCGTCAGTCCCGCGGCCTGGACACCGGCCGCGATGACGGCCAGACCGGCGGGCTGTTCGAACGGTTCGCCGCCGAGCAGGGTGACTCCGCTGGTGCCGGCCGCCACCACCCGGGCCACCAGGTCGGCGGGGTCGGTCAGGGTGCCGCCCCGCGTACCGAACAGGTGGGGGTTGAAACAGCCCGCGCAGCGGATCGTGCAGCCCTGCACCCAGATCGCGGTCCGCTCGCCGGGGCCCTCGGCGGTGGTCTGCTCCAAAACCCGGGCCACCCGGACCGGCTCAGACATTTCCGGCCCGGTCCAGCACCCGGGCGACCCGGACCGGCTCAGACATCGACGATACGTCCGAACGGCTGATCCTGGACGTGCTGCGGAGTCGCCGGGGGAGTGCAGGTCAGCCGGTCCCGGACCGCCACGAACTCGTGCGGGGCCAGCCCGGCGGTGGCCAGGAAATCGGCGACCGAATGGAAACCACCGCGCGCCAGCCGGGCCGAGACGACGGTGGCGGCACGTTCCGCGCTGAAACCGGGCAGGGCGGCGAACTCGTCCGGGCCGGCCCGGTTCACGTCGACCAGCCCGGACGGCTGCGGCGGCGGCGCGGGATGGTCGAACAGGTTCCGCGGGCCGAATTGTTCGCCGAACGCGGGTACCGGATCCGCCGGAACCGGCGACGGTGCATCGGGATAGGGCGGCGGGAGAGAGTGACCCGGCGTCGTGGTCGCGGCCTGCTGGAAAGCGGGACCGGCGGGAGCGATGTAGGGCTGCGGCGCCGGGTAGGGCGAGGCGGGCGGCGTACCAAAGGTGGGCGTGGGGTAGGCCGGTGTCGCATAGAACTGGCCCGGCGCCGGGACCAGACCCTGCACCTGCGGCGGCAGCGGAGCCTGAGCGGGCCACGGCATCGGCTGCTGCGGCGGCAGATACCACGGGTGCTGAGCGGCCCGCCACCGCAACCACTCGGCGTTGATGATCAGCGCGTGCACCACCGAGATCATCCACGTGAACAGCACGCCCAGGGCCAGGAGCATCGACCAGACCGAGTCGTCCGGAACCTCGGGACCGACGAAGAAAAAGACGTTGGCCAGCACCGAGTAGACGATCCCGGAGACCCACCACATCGGACGCCGCGCCCGGATCCCGACGTAGCAGAACCCGGCCGCGCTCAGGCAGCCGAAACTCAGGATCGGCAGCAGCAGCCAGGCACTGTTCCCGATCCGCCACCACACCCGGCTCGGCCCGCGGGCCGGCTTGACCCCGTGGGGGTGACCGTCAGGCGGGGTCCACGTCACGGTTCACCTGCTGATCCTGCACGAACGAGGTCTGGCGCGTGTAGTCGCTGGTGAAGGCGCTGTTCTGCACCTTGCCGTCGATCAGGTCCTCCAGCACGGCGATGTAGTCGAGGCAGTGGTCGCCGAGGATGTCCAGGGTCTCGGCGCTGACCGTGCCGTCGGGGTTGACGGTGACCACGATCCGGGGCTTGCCGGTCACGTCCGCTCCACCTCGAAGACCAGCCGCACTCCGGCGTTGTCGTCGACCGTCTCGGACTCCAGCCGCAGTCCGGCGGCGGGTGCCTGATCGCGCAGCCGCTCCAGCACGGTCTGCTGCACCCGGCGGCCGTAGGCGGCGTCTGTCGCGGTCACCAGCTCGACCGCGCGGGCCTGGTCGGCGCCGGTGAAGTGGGCACCCCAGATGCCCTCGGTGTCGCAGGCGAAAGTGGCGCCGACCTCGCCCCACACGGCGGTCATCCGGTCGTCCGCGGTCGTCACCGTGGCGCCGGTGTCGCGCAGCGCGTCAGCCAGCAGGGTGACGTCGCGCATCCGGGTCCGGACCTGGCAGACGCCGTCGGCGCCACGGTCGGAAGCGGCTTTGATCGCGGCCGCACCGGCCACTGCCAGCGGCACCAGAAGTAGTGTCACACTCACGGCGAACCCCCGTTCCTCGTCGGTGTGCCGACACCTTACCGCCCGGACATGTCCCAGTCGTCGGTGCCGGTTGCCGAAACCGCCCTGGTGCGAGCCCAGCCGCGCAGCGCGTCGAGGCGTTCGGCCTGGGTGACGCTCAGCGGCACGATGCTCATCACCGCGCGCACCAGGTCGTCGCGGCTCAGCGGACGCCGTTCGGAGAAGGCGTCGAACAGCCCGGCGGTGACGGCCTGTTCGATCTCGGCGCCGGAGTACCCCTCGGTCAGCCCGGACAGTTCGAGGAACAGTTCGTCGCCCTCCGGTAGTCCACCGGCGGCCCGGGGATGGCGCATCGCCCGCCGCAGATGCACCTGCCACACCGCGATCCGCTCGGCCCGGGTGGGCAGGTCGACGAAGAACGTCTCGTCGAACCGGCCCTTGCGCAGCAGTTCCGACGGCAGGCCCTCGAAGTCGTTGGCGGTGGCGATCACGAACACCGGATGCTGTTTCTCCTGCATCCAGGTGAGGAAGGTGCCGAACACCCGGGAGCCGGTGCCGGAGTCACCCGTCCCGGACGCGAACCCCTTCTCGATCTCGTCGATCCACAGCACACACGGCGCGATCGCCTCGGCCGTACGCAGCGCGGTCCGCATGTTGTGCTCGCTGGATCCGACCAGACCGGAGAAGACCCGGCCGATGTCCAGGCGCAGCAGCGGCAGGTTCCAGACGGCGGCGACGGCTTTCGCGGTCAGTGACTTGCCGCAGCCGGGCACACCGGTGATCAGCACCCCGCGCGGGACGGGCAGCCCGTAGTCGGCGGCGTCGGCGAGCCACGATCCGTTGCGTTTGACCAGCCAGGCCTTCAGCTTCTCCAGACCGCCGACGTCGTCGAGCACGGTGTCGGTGGTGACGATCTCCAGCAAGCCCGACTTTCGTACGGTCTGACGCTTCTCGTCGTGCACGATGTCCAGGTCGTCCAGGTCCAGCACCGGGCTGTTGACCATGGCCCGGGCGTACGCGTTCTCCGCCTCCTGCATCGTCAGCCCGGCCGCCGCGGCGACGAACCGTTCACGCCCCGTCTCGTCCAGGTCGACCCGCAGCCGGCCGCTGGCCGTGTTCGAGCTGATCATCGTTTCCAGCAGCACCCGCCGCTGGGTCTCGCCGGGCAGCGGGTAGTCGACGATCGTGACGTCCTTGGACAGCTCGGCCGGGATCGCCAGAACCGGGGAGAGCAGCACCAGCGTGCGCGGGTGCAGGCCGCTGCGGAACACCTGGGCGATGTCGCGCAGCAGCCGGACCGGCTCCATGTTCTGCGGGTACTGCCCGTCCTGCAGCAGCGGATGCAGGTCACGGAAGACGAAGACGGCCGGCTCCTCGATGCGCTGGATCGCCTGCAGCGCGTCGACCGGTCGCAGACCGCCGGCTCGGGGCTGCCCGTCCTGGTGGATCAGGCCGCGGGTGGCCGTCCACGTCCACACCCCGCGCGGAATCCGCACCTGGTCGGTGTCCCGGGCGATCGCCGCGATCTCGTGCAGGGCCCGCTGCTCTTCGAACGACTCCAGGTAGAGGATCGGGAACCGGGCCTTCAGCAGTTGCGCGAAGGTCGCCGCGAAGGACCTGTGGTTCATGCCGCCATGTTCGCACGACCGGCAAGGGAATTCCCGCTTGTGGCTGCCGCGCGAAATGTGCGGGCATAGCACGACTCCCCTGAGCCTGATGAGATCTATCAGCTTCGATGGTTGCGCCGGTAATTTTCGACTCCGAAAGCCGTTTGGGGGCAAACGGCTCCTCTTCCACACCGATCGAGAGGAACAGGGGACGTGACACTCCACCGCACGTCAGCAGCGAGCGCGGGCCTCCTCGCGCTGGGGCTGAGCGCGATCGTCGGTTACGGCACGCCCGCCGTCGCCGCCGAGCCCACCGGCACCATCCTGGCCGCCGGTTCACCGGACGCCATCGAGGGCAGCTACATCGTCGTCCTCAAGGACGGCACCACCACGACGGCCACCACACTCGCCGGCCGGTACGACGGCACGGTCGAAGAGGTCTACGCGAAGGCGATCAAGGGCTTCGAAACCAGGATCGATGCCGACGACGCGGCGAAACTGGCCGCCGACCCGGCCGTCGCCTACGTCGAACAGAACCAGATCATCCGCCTGGCCGCCGGCACCCAGACCGGCGCCACCTGGGGCCTGGACCGGATCGACCAGGCGAGCCTGCCGCTGTCGACCACCTACACGTACCCGAACACCGCGTCGAGCGTGCACGCCTACATCATCGACACCGGCATCCTGACCACGCACTCGCAGTTCGGCGGGCGCGCGACCAGCGGTTACGACTTCGTCGACAGCGACAGCAACGCCACCGACTGCAACGGCCACGGCACTCACGTCGCCGGTACCGTCGGCGGCTCCACCTACGGCGTGGCCAAACAAGTGCAGCTCGTCGCGGTCCGGGTCCTCGACTGCGAGGGCAGCGGCACCACGGCCGGCGTCATCTCCGGCATCAACTGGGTCACCAGCAACGCGATCAAACCGGCCGTGGCGAACATGAGCCTCGGCGGCGCCGCCAGCACCACCCTCGACACCGCCGTGTCGAACTCGATCGCGGCCGGCATCACCTACGGCGTCGCGGCCGGCAACGACAACGCCAACGCGTCCAGTTACTCCCCGGCCCGTGTCACCAGCGCCATCACGGTCGGCGCGACCGCCAGCACGGACGCCCGCGCCAGCTACTCCAACTACGGCAGCGTCCTGGACATCTTCGCGCCCGGCACGTCGATCACCTCGGCCTGGTACACCAGCACCACCGCGACCAGCAC from Actinoplanes derwentensis includes these protein-coding regions:
- a CDS encoding SigE family RNA polymerase sigma factor — translated: MNVEEEEGFRQFVAAQLGPLRKLAYLTCGNWHTAEDAVATALAKLYPRWPKLDRPDLYAKTMVYRAAVDEVRRPWRRERSAGDEIPEVVLHDPSTATDDRIRIQAALRAVPRKQRVALILRYYLGMSLEESAGVLGVSVGTAKSQTSRGLSRLREVLATERIDLQVADVEELSRAVA
- a CDS encoding helix-hairpin-helix domain-containing protein codes for the protein MTWTPPDGHPHGVKPARGPSRVWWRIGNSAWLLLPILSFGCLSAAGFCYVGIRARRPMWWVSGIVYSVLANVFFFVGPEVPDDSVWSMLLALGVLFTWMISVVHALIINAEWLRWRAAQHPWYLPPQQPMPWPAQAPLPPQVQGLVPAPGQFYATPAYPTPTFGTPPASPYPAPQPYIAPAGPAFQQAATTTPGHSLPPPYPDAPSPVPADPVPAFGEQFGPRNLFDHPAPPPQPSGLVDVNRAGPDEFAALPGFSAERAATVVSARLARGGFHSVADFLATAGLAPHEFVAVRDRLTCTPPATPQHVQDQPFGRIVDV
- a CDS encoding DUF4262 domain-containing protein, which codes for MPFEPDPDRRDREQLMKDRGWGIVILVPNAGDRGPLFSYTVGLTSFGRPELLAYDSSGRPLEELGRLVAEGRVLADGEQAVLSSGRVLIRDVATWSSTGGPAVAREAYGRDGMRLQQVLFPDSDGRFPGENSSPNQPVLPHVSEPIPIHLMTEADFAAEAAARVAADAAFMAKLAATPPKRMWWWPPSWF
- a CDS encoding winged helix-turn-helix domain-containing protein, with the translated sequence MYAARGQGAMWSAGARPDAGAVRELLGGTRAALLIALGEPGSSTELALRLGITTSAVNQHLRLLERAGLLNRARYGRSVLYYRSDLGEALAAADP
- a CDS encoding Ltp family lipoprotein, with product MTTMVAAPAKMSLHKKFALAYVGVLVGLTVIGIAAGGDGETPAGVPVAAATTMTVAEPVTVLTVSEQNAVEMASDYLEYSAFSRSGLINQLEYDGFTTDQADHGTTQVGL
- a CDS encoding MFS transporter — protein: MTTTAVPLRSLVRRDALLRRLLTVTLVDTVGRGAFFTLTMLYLTTVVGIPAVTAGIGLTVAGGVGVVASLGFGHLADRWSSRQMLIVLHLVQACALVAYLRVDDLVTLIVVSSLVTLAQQGGSSVRAAAVGRAFPGAERVRIRATMRTVTNIGIAVGTSVAAIPLAIGTGGAYRVTMAAAGALYLVSAVLLVGLPADRIDARPGTEPNSDGGPAVRSRSPYRDGRFLAVTVLSGVFGMQFGLFEVAMPLWVVRHTTAPDVLVSPLLLVNTVLVIALQVRLSRGTGDVQGAGRVMMHAGWLMAAACGLWAAAGQVSVIVAVVVLFAAAAVHTLAEITSSAAGWSLSFDLAPPDRIGAYQGMYGTGYALGAMAAPTVVTAAVTMGATGWALLAFTFLASAVGIAVITRRS
- a CDS encoding GAF domain-containing protein → MTAVSGTDDMRTLFGQSIAVFAALTGPSHVVESANPAFFAAIGADRARTGIPLAELLPELADQGFLALLDQVYRTGEPYTGRDARVLLGTGPHVRETFFDFTYEPHRDVGGTVTGIRMIGVETTQVKHAQRLTAEHRALLEQIARQAPLAEVLDGMARSIETLAPREVLVSVLLADPDGRHLRHGAAPSLPDFYNQAIDGIATGEGVGSCGTAAHRREPVIVTDITTDPFWTDFRDLAEQAELAACWSTPILARDGALLGTFAMYHRTPRVPQDTDLALAHLFAGTAALAIERHHIEQAKQTAEARARAAHDELARTVRSEQRLRADAEQRATAAAELTAQMRAAAAAQAAAPHPERCQLGGAAGCGAPAELKVADSWGDAAWGCHAHVEEAIINVRSVFIASEELGGLAAYLHR
- a CDS encoding EXLDI protein, which codes for MPNKTIYVSDDDLPLFQRAQEIAGGKLSTAIAAALRRYVEIEEGRQQGYEEIVVRVGPGLGRKQRFSGMLLAEMELSGNERDETYRVYRTRTEKFVVHHERSEAHVNTGPNAEKYRTGWRAWVGDWSADQSWTRIPADSTLHITENLDALREFIPGGLYDLVLDAVDQPTIEDLDI
- a CDS encoding 4Fe-4S single cluster domain-containing protein, translated to MSEPVRVARVLEQTTAEGPGERTAIWVQGCTIRCAGCFNPHLFGTRGGTLTDPADLVARVVAAGTSGVTLLGGEPFEQPAGLAVIAAGVQAAGLTVMTFTGYEYADLRTQAVEGNRAVAALLDHTDLLVAGPFRQDLVDHERPWLGSSNQEFRHLTDRLRDVSGPDRLEVIVTASGDVSVNGWADTDALDALLAGLPTRRTH
- a CDS encoding DUF2997 domain-containing protein, with the protein product MTGKPRIVVTVNPDGTVSAETLDILGDHCLDYIAVLEDLIDGKVQNSAFTSDYTRQTSFVQDQQVNRDVDPA